GCcacataataatatttttttaacacTACGTCCAATTACTTTTTGGAGAAATTTCTAGGGATCTGAGTAGAGCTTGGTTATTTTTTGTGATAACCCCTCTTTAGAGTGTCTTTAGAGGATAACCCCTCTTTAGAGTGTCAGGTGATCGAATAACTTTTTAAGTTGCTTGTATTTACTTTGGAATGAAAGTGCCTTATATATTATCTCTGTTCTACACAGTTAGAGGTATTCATGCCTGCTAGATCAATTGGGCCACCATTTTAGAATTATAGAGCAAATCATCTGCAAGAGGTTTTGAATAGTTGTTATAATTTTTACCCACAAGAGTTAATGTTCCATCCCATGTTTGATAGCCTGTAGTGAATATACTCCAGTGATGAATGAATTGATATTTaaacctgtattttaaaacaataaaattatatttatcattaAGTTTTACCTAATGTAGGCTTTCTGTTAAATTTCCTATATAGAGTAATTATTTGGTGTTCATGGCGGAACTGTTCTGGTGGTTTGAAGTGGTGAAGCCGTCTTTTGTACAGCCTCGTGTTATTCGTCCACAAGGAGGTAatcaatctttttaatttttaatgttcctatgaacagaaaaaaatggaatgttgATATAACCTCATCTGGCTGCGTTTTTAGAAAGCagcctattaattttttttagatttcagCTATTACCCTTGATAGATTCTCCTAACCTCTTAAAATGGttaagaggagaagaaaaagaaaatggagggaaTGACTTTGAATTTGAAGTCTTATGATGTGGAACTTTTAGCTTTAActgtccatttcttttctttgcatcttttaTCCCTAtcccagcttttattcccttttagATCCTTAGTTTTTAACATCGTGTTACCCAGAATCCCCACAAATTATTGTTTGGCCTTAACCTGCAACTTGAATTTGCCATTAAACCATAAAAAGGTTTGTATGGATTTTTAAACCTAGTGGATTTTGTGACTATTATAGTATTATGAACTATTGACTGTATATAATAAGAATAAAACTTGTAAGAAATAAAGGGGTTACTGTAAAGACCCCTAGATATAAGGAACAAAAAATCTTCCTAAATTTTCTGTAAAGCGAAATTTCGCATAGCAAAACCAGTTTTCTCTTGGCTGCCATTATAAAACTAGAGGTGTatttctaggctgggtgcagtggctcatgcctgtaattctagcactttgggaggccgaggcgggtggattacctgaggtcaggaattcgaaaccaggttggccaacatggtgaaacctggtctctactaaaagtacaaaaattagccgggcatattggtgcatgcctgtaatcccagctacttgggaggctgagacagtagaattacttgaacccaggaggcagaggttacagtgagcagagagtgcgccactgtactccagcctgggtgacagagacgagacaccgtctaaaaaaaaaaaaaaaaagcccagaggTTTATTTCTATAGGGGAAAAAATGATCTTAAATTATAAGCTTAGCCCACTAAATAACTTTCTTCCAGCATAACTTATGGAAACATTTCTGTCTGCTACCAATAGCTGTCCCACCCAACACAAAATATGATTATTGTGCATCCCAACAACTTAGCAACTTTCCTTGGCTCCAAAGTTTGTTATTTTTGTAACTGCTACggctacctccacctccaccaagCCTcccaaaaatgaaagaagagaaagtgatcgggaagaaggaaaaacatgtaACCAAAGGGGAGGCATAGTCTAGTGAGTACAGTGAGGTTACTTCAGGCAGCCCACCACATCTCAGGCAAAAATCTGTGAAATAAGCAATAATTCTAGTATTGCtaagcttcttgaggcagattCTGAATATTGTGtcattatataacattatataactTTTTTACATGCCTATAAAGAAATTGAGATGCTCCCCTAAAGCCATTGAATGAAGTCAGATATTCTTAGTAATTTTCATAAccaatatttgtataattttttgaaattattagcAGAGTTTTCACTACATTGCTTTCTGTGATTTCACCTGTGAAACCCACTATTCAAAATACCAATAGCTGTTGCATCAGCTCTCAAAGTCAAAAAGTAAATTGAGTCTTCCTCCAGAGttacttacaaaaataaaagtataccaGCAGGTTTAATTGTTTTCTaaagaaattctgtttttctctaaTTGACCAAAATACCAGCTATTTCATAAAGAAGCAGAGCTGACCATGTGTGTCTGAAGTTCTATGAAAGCTTTCACAAAATTAAACACtcaaacttatttttgttttaaatacatgtgtttattttatgttaGGTTTTTTCCCCCTAATTATCCTTaatcaaatgaattttttaatttaagaaatttttggctgggcatggtggctcacacccgtaatcccagcactttgggaggccaaagcgggcagatcacaaggtcaggagttcaacaccagcctggccaatatggtgaaaccccgtctctactgaaaatacaaaaattagccgagtgtggtggcgggcacctgtagtcccagttactcgggaggctgaggcaggagaatcacttgaacccaagaggtggaggttgcagtgagctgagttcacaccattgcactccagcctgtgcgatagagtgagactctgtctaaaaaaaaagaaggaattttttttaaaattttgaatttaagTCTGAATACTTCAAAAAGAGCTTAAAGAAACTTCACccttagaaaattatttaagaagaaaacttTATGCTATGATTTCTCAATACATAGAAAGGGAAATAGaagttacattttattataaatttatttatggtccagaatttttcatagaaatatgcTAATTTgagggtctttttaaaaatcttttattccaGCCGAACCTGTAAAAGATATGCCTTCAATGCCTGTCTTGAATGCTGCCAAAAGAAATGTCTTAGATAGTAGTTCTGACTTCCCTTCAAGGTAAACTCCACAATGACTTTattttcaccatttctattctatttactaattaaatcaaataatattatattatattaaataaggCTTTTAAGAATTTCAGTTGGATTTTGAACTGTTATAATTAGTTTACCCTATTAAAGCCTGTTTTaacttaaatataaattgaaatataCACTGAAATGAATGTTTATATGTACCACACTGAAAAGATGGGAGAATATATTCTAAGTTCCCAATAACCAACCTAAAACTAAACTTTTGATGCATAACTTGTTCATAATTGAGAACTGTCTAATAGGTAACTCTTAGGCCTCGGAGGGAAATTTTGAAAGTCTATTAGgatttctacatattttattattttaaaaatctttgaaggtttttcctgccttttttttttttttctggttaggATAGCTATTGAGAGATCACAGTGTTACCCACACAACAGGTGGGTTTGGTCTCTTGGCAGATGACAGTCCAAAGCCACAACCAAGGAGGATTTAACAAGACAAGAGGATTTTATTACTTGCAGCAAGTAAGGAGGACACCGGGAATAATTCCCCAAAGCAGTGCCTCCTCAAACAAAGGTGAAAATAGGGCTTTTAGTAGGCTGCTTAGCTGAATCATTGTGTGTAGAGGTGGAGTAAAGGCAGTAAAGGCGCAGTCATCAGTCATGCTTCTGCATACTGGCATGTATAGAAAATGCGGAATAAGCTCCTCCTTGAATGGGGTTTTTGGTGTGGTAATAGTAATACATCCCCGACTCAGGCATCTCTGCATCCACCCAGTTtgtgtagtttttattttgtaatgtggGGTTGGGCTGCTTCCTGGAACTTTCTGAAACAGTAAAAACCTCAAGATGCAACAGTTACAAGCAGGTACCTTTTCACAGTGTGTACCTGAAAACCCAAGGACCCTGGGTTACAACAATAGAATATTTATTACAATATTGAATCTTTAATGCTTTAGTACATAATATTGGGAACTAAATTGAAAGCAAAGTGAAAATGTCCTGTCATATTAATACCTAGGTAATCCTGACTTCTCACCCAGGTATGTGATAGGAACATtagtttgtttaaaaatgtatttcaacaGCTCCTATAAGcagctttttatttgtatttattagaaCCTACAATTTATATTGACTTTGGACTCCCTAATCTGTctgattttttaagttaaaactaATGTCTTTTGTGGGTTTTTGGAAATTCAGacacattaaaaatacattttaaaaattatgagtaaAACATTCAAAGTAATTTCTGTATGAATCTTGGCttaacacaaaaatatgaaatttagcAAGCATGGTCGGTCAGTAGTGATATTTCCTTCCTTGAAGATTTAGAAAACAGTGTTCTAGGTCATCACTCTTGCTCTATTAAATCTTGAAATTCCACTTTTAAAGTGGAAAGTAAAGCTTTCCACTCAAAGATTAGATTATTCCATAATTATTATAGGAACCTAAATGGACAGTCTCCCacatttctgaaaaatgtttttaattcatgTCCTCTGGAAGACtcatctcttttctgtctctcagaCATCTCAGCAgttcatttttcctatttttcccaGCAGAAACTCTTTTTATAATGCAGATGGATGTCCACATTCTTTTCCTTGAAAAGTTATTGTGTAGCCATTATTCTAGGCTATTCTGGGTTCCTACTCATCCTCTGATTTCTGTAAGTCTCCATGTGGTCCATTGTAGTTCTCCAACACTGTGGAACTTTTCAGAAAGAATTGAAGTATTTTTGCCCTTCCTGGGAATAATGTAGCCACATCTACAAATGTTAGTGCACCTAAATAAtgattttatgagaaaaaaaaacaaaggaagaagacAGACAAAGCAAAAGATGTTTTCAGCAGCTACTCCACACACTTGGCTGTTAGAGATATACAAACATAGGTCCATGAGCAGAGAGGCTGTCAAGGTCTTTTACTAGggtgtattatatctatagttcTTAGAGATTTAAATTTGACCAAAATATTTCAGATTGGTgagtttcattttacttttttatatatcagtttttatgtttataaaatgaaagtaattcATATCTCACAAGGACATTGAGATGTATATGAAAGTACTTTAAGTTGTTTGgctaaaagacataaaatatctATAGATATGTACTATAATCACAGCCATTCTTTGGTTTAAACAATATATTATGTTTCCATATCTTTAAAATTTAGGATGTAGAATCAGAGGTGGTAGTGTTGTTTCTAACTTAAGACATTCTacctaaaatttatattaaacaactaaaatataacattttaaatttattttccattgcaGTGGGGAAGGAGCTACATTTACACAGTCTCATCATCATTTGCCTTCTAGGTATTCACGTCCCCAAGCTCATTCTTCAGCCTCaggtaatatatttgaaaaagccTAGGAAAATACTCTTTTAAGTAGGTTACCTGGGAAATCATTgagagtaaatataaataaacaaatatccagggcttttttttttcccctgcaaaATGGGTATTATAACACTAAAAGCATGGTCAGTTTCACTGTGCTTACTTTTCTTGATAAAATGATCTCTAATTCTCCTTATGTACCTACTTAATTTGTATTGCTATTAATGAATCCTCAAATACGTGAAATCTCCTAAGTTGctataagttaatttttttacatgatttcaatggctttttcttttttgcatttgaAGGAGGAATTAGAAGGTCTTCATCTATGTCTTATGTTGATGGCTTCATAGGGACATGGCCCAAAGAGAAAAGGTAAACAAAGATAATTACTTTTAGTGTATTCAGATTattaagaaatgcaaattgcATCTGTGTCTTTTATTGATAACCAAATTGCTAAAACTTTTAATTAGTTCCTAAATTTGAAAAAGGCAGTATAGGCAGAGAGAGAGGTAAAAGAGGCTaactttaaaaagtagctggataGCCATCCCCTTACCTTGAAGACAGTATGATTATGAGAactggggaaagaaaggaaatgtaatttcaaataattcttgTTAAATGATACTAAAAATCATTTCTaggatttttaaaggatttttctctttaactttttaGATCATCAGTGCATGGCGTATCATTTGATATTTCTTTTGATAAAGAAGATAGTGTACAGAGATCCACTCCAAACCGAGGAATCACTCGTTCTATTAGTAATGAAGGACTTACTCTGAACAACAATCGTGTATCTAAACACATTAGGAAAAATTTGTCCTTCAAGCCAATaaatggagaagaggaagaggagagcatTGAAGAAGAACTTAATATAGATTCTCACAGTGACCTCAAATCTTATGTGCCCCTTAACACAAATGAACTAAATTCTAATGAGAATATTCATTACAAGCTTCCAAATGGAGCTTTACAAAATAGAATACTTCTAGATGAGTTTGGCAATCAGATTGAGACACCAAGCATTGAAGAAGCATTACAAATAATTCATGATACTGAAAAATCTCCTCATACACCTCAGCCAGACCAAATTGCTAATGGCTTCTTTCTTCATAGTCAAGAAATGAGTATCCTAAATTCAAATATCAAGTTAAATCAGTCTAGTCCTGATAATGTAACTGATACAAAAGGTGCCTTGAGTCCCATAACTGACAATACTGAAGTAGACACTGGAATTCATGTTCCTTCAGAAGATATTCCTGAAACTATGGACGAAGATTCTTCATTGAGAGATTATACTGTAAGCTTGGACTCTGACATGGATGATGCATCTAAATTTCTTCAGGATTATGATATACGAACCGGCAACACCAGAGAAGCTTTGAGTCCTTGTCCAAGTACTGTAAGTACCAAGTCTCAGCCAGGCAGCAGTGCTTCTTCTAGTTCTGGAGTTAAAATGACCAGTTTTGCTGAACAAAAGTTCAGGAAACTGAATCATACTGATGGAAAAAGTAGTGGAAGCAGTTCTCAAAAAACGACACCAGAGGGCTCTGAACTTAATATTCCTCATGTGGTTGCTTGGGCACAAATTCCAGAAGAAACAGGGCTTCCACAGGGACGGGACACTACCCAGCTCTTGGCTTCTGAGATGGTGCACCTTAggatgaaactagaagaaaaagGCGTGCTATAGAAgcccagaagaagaaaatggaagctgCTTTTAccaaacagagacagaaaatgggAAGGACAGCATTCCTTACTGTAGTGAAAAAGAAAGGGGATGGAATTTCTCCTCTACGAGAGGAAGCAGCAGGTGCAGAAGATGAGAAAGTATATACTGATCGAGCAAAGGAAAAGGAATCACAAAAAACTGATGGACAAAGGAGCAAGTCACTGGCAGATATAAAAGAGAGCATGGAGAATCCTCAAGCCAAATGGCTAAAGTCTCCAACTACACCTATTGATCCTGAGAAGCAGTGGAACCTGGCAAGCCCCTCAGAAGAAACTTTAAATGAAGGAGAGATTTTAGAATATACCAAATCCATTGAAAAGTTAAATTCATCCCTGCATTTTCTACAACAAGAAATGCAACGCTTGTCACTTCAGCAGGAGATGTTAATGCAGATGAGAGAGCAACAATCTTGGGTGATTTCACCTCCACAACCCTCTCCACAGAAACAGATTAGAGATTTTAAGCCTTCTAAGCAGGCAGGCCTGTCATCAGCCATTGCACCATTCTCCTCAGACTCCCCTCGTCCTACTCACCCATCTCCACAGTCTTCTAACAGGAAAAGCGCatctttttctgttaaaaatcaaAGGACTCCTAGGCCAAATGAGTTAAAAATAACACCTTTGAATCGAACCTTGACACCCCCTCGGTCTGTGGATAGCCTTCCTCGGTTAAGGAGGTTTTCACCAAGTCAAGTTCCTATTCAGACTAGGTCATTTGTATGTTTTGGGGATGATGGAGAACCTCAGTTAAAGGAATCCAAACCTAAAGAGGAAGTTAAAAAGGAGGAATTGGAATCCAAAGGGACTTTGGAACAGCGTGGACATAatccagaagaaaaggaaatcaaaccTTTTGAGTCAACAGTCTCTGAAGTCCTATCACTGCCTGTCACAGAGACTGTATGTCTGACACCAAATGAGGACCAATTGAATCAACCCACAGAACCCCCTCCTAAACCCGTTTTCCCACCCACTGCTCCAAAAAATGTTAATCTGATTGAAGTTTCCCTCTCAGATTTGAAACCCCCTGAAAAGGCTGATGTACCTGTTGAAAAATATGATGGAGAAAGTGATAAAGAACAATTTGATGATGACCAGAAAGT
The sequence above is drawn from the Rhinopithecus roxellana isolate Shanxi Qingling chromosome 1, ASM756505v1, whole genome shotgun sequence genome and encodes:
- the CAMSAP2 gene encoding LOW QUALITY PROTEIN: calmodulin-regulated spectrin-associated protein 2 (The sequence of the model RefSeq protein was modified relative to this genomic sequence to represent the inferred CDS: inserted 1 base in 1 codon) is translated as MGDAADPREMKKTFIVPAIKPFDHYDFSRAKIACNLAWLVAKAFGTENVPEELREPFYTDQYDQEHIKPPVVNLLLSAELYCRAGSLILKSDAAKPLLGHDAVIQALAQKGLYVTDQEKLVTERDLHKKPIQMSAHLAMIDTLMMAYTVEMVSIEKVIACAQQYSAFFQATDLPYDIEDAVMYWINKVNEHLKDIMEQEQKLKEHHTVEAPGGQKARYRKEQTLLKQLPCIPLVENLLKDGTDGCALAALIHFYCPDVVRLEDICLKETMSLADSLYNLQLIQEFCQEYLNQCCHFTLEDMLYAASSIKSNYLVFMAELFWWFEVVKPSFVQPRVIRPQGAEPVKDMPSMPVLNAAKRNVLDSSSDFPSSGEGATFTQSHHHLPSRYSRPQAHSSASGGIRRSSSMSYVDGFIGTWPKEKRSSVHGVSFDISFDKEDSVQRSTPNRGITRSISNEGLTLNNNRVSKHIRKNLSFKPINGEEEEESIEEELNIDSHSDLKSYVPLNTNELNSNENIHYKLPNGALQNRILLDEFGNQIETPSIEEALQIIHDTEKSPHTPQPDQIANGFFLHSQEMSILNSNIKLNQSSPDNVTDTKGALSPITDNTEVDTGIHVPSEDIPETMDEDSSLRDYTVSLDSDMDDASKFLQDYDIRTGNTREALSPCPSTVSTKSQPGSSASSSSGVKMTSFAEQKFRKLNHTDGKSSGSSSQKTTPEGSELNIPHVVAWAQIPEETGLPQGRDTTQLLASEMVHLRMKLEXKRRAIEAQKKKMEAAFTKQRQKMGRTAFLTVVKKKGDGISPLREEAAGAEDEKVYTDRAKEKESQKTDGQRSKSLADIKESMENPQAKWLKSPTTPIDPEKQWNLASPSEETLNEGEILEYTKSIEKLNSSLHFLQQEMQRLSLQQEMLMQMREQQSWVISPPQPSPQKQIRDFKPSKQAGLSSAIAPFSSDSPRPTHPSPQSSNRKSASFSVKNQRTPRPNELKITPLNRTLTPPRSVDSLPRLRRFSPSQVPIQTRSFVCFGDDGEPQLKESKPKEEVKKEELESKGTLEQRGHNPEEKEIKPFESTVSEVLSLPVTETVCLTPNEDQLNQPTEPPPKPVFPPTAPKNVNLIEVSLSDLKPPEKADVPVEKYDGESDKEQFDDDQKVCCGFFFKDDQKAENDMAMKRAALLEKRLRREKETQLRKQQLEAEMEHKKEETRRKTEEERQKKEDERARREFIRQEYMRRKQLKLMEDMDTVIKPRPQVVKQKKQRPKSIHRDHIESPKTPIKGPPVSSLSLASLNTGDNESVHSGKRTPRSESVEGFLSPSRCGSRNGEKDWENASTTSSVASGTEYTGPKLYKEPSAKSNKHIIQNALAHCCLAGKVNEGQKKKILEEMEKSDANNFLILFRDSGCQFRSLYTYCPETEEINKLTGIGPKSITKKMIEGLYKYNSDRKQFSHIPAKTLSASVDAITIHSHLWQTKRPVTPKKLLPTKA